A window of the Hydrogenispora ethanolica genome harbors these coding sequences:
- a CDS encoding carbohydrate ABC transporter permease, with translation MRANPQISGGSGAALRPAHRSAGSSRVIAYFFLTGLGLVLILPFVWMLSTSLKHPGTEFYYPPQWIPQPPTLQNYLTAVSRADFLRSYYNSIKVAVLTLLPTILLTSLAAYALVKLRFKGRNHIFFLIVMLIMVPQEVTLIPNLLLMKGLGWLDTHSALIVPNIFGSGAVFALFVMRQNMLSLPDSLIEAGKIDGATHWQIYTRIIFPLTKSAVATVSIFTLMNSWNDFIYPLVYLNSSDKYTLPLAIAMFQQAYGMTEWTVWMAASTVSILPLLIAFLFAQKQFIDSMALTGVK, from the coding sequence ATGCGTGCCAATCCACAAATCAGCGGCGGCTCCGGAGCGGCTCTCCGGCCGGCGCACCGCTCCGCCGGCTCCAGCCGGGTGATCGCCTACTTTTTTCTCACCGGGCTCGGCCTGGTCCTGATCCTGCCTTTCGTCTGGATGCTCTCCACTTCGCTGAAGCATCCGGGGACGGAGTTTTATTATCCGCCGCAATGGATCCCGCAGCCGCCGACGCTGCAAAATTATCTCACCGCCGTCTCCCGCGCCGACTTCCTGCGGAGTTACTACAACAGCATCAAGGTGGCGGTCCTGACGCTGCTGCCGACGATCCTCCTGACCTCGCTGGCGGCCTATGCCTTGGTCAAGCTGCGCTTCAAGGGCAGAAACCATATTTTCTTCCTGATCGTGATGCTGATCATGGTCCCGCAGGAGGTGACGCTCATCCCCAATCTGCTGCTGATGAAGGGCTTGGGCTGGCTGGACACGCACAGCGCGCTGATCGTGCCCAACATCTTCGGCAGCGGCGCGGTCTTCGCCCTCTTCGTGATGCGCCAGAACATGCTGTCGCTCCCGGATTCGCTGATCGAGGCCGGCAAGATCGACGGGGCCACTCATTGGCAGATCTATACCCGGATCATCTTTCCCTTGACCAAATCGGCGGTGGCCACGGTGAGCATCTTTACCCTGATGAACTCCTGGAATGATTTCATCTATCCCTTGGTCTACCTCAATAGCAGTGACAAGTATACCCTGCCCCTGGCGATCGCCATGTTTCAGCAGGCCTACGGAATGACCGAATGGACGGTCTGGATGGCGGCTTCCACCGTCAGCATCCTGCCGTTGCTCATCGCTTTCCTGTTCGCGCAGAAACAGTTCATCGACTCGATGGCGCTGACCGGCGTGAAATAA
- a CDS encoding carbohydrate ABC transporter permease, protein MTVSKLTSVAAPVLQRTRNRLPGEGAWATCFLLPLLAGLMVFLLLPLLVSGYLSFTSYNVLEAPRWIGPQNYRELFGQDPMFHKALLNTLIFAAGLVPANMLLALVTSVLLNQVRRLAAFFRSVYFIPVITSEVVFSVVWLWIWNYDYGLVNYVLKMLGLTGPNWLGDSSWAMLAVIVTRLLKNLGMNVVIILAALQSIPGMYYEAAELDGAGWFKKFLHVTLPELGPVIFLTLMVTIIGAFKVFGSIYVLTGGGPAGATNVLVMYLYQLGFKTFEYGKASAVGMVIFALILALTLVQWLLRKKLVYQEE, encoded by the coding sequence ATGACCGTTTCCAAGCTGACTTCCGTCGCCGCTCCTGTTTTACAGCGGACTCGTAACCGGCTGCCCGGGGAGGGCGCCTGGGCAACCTGCTTTTTACTGCCGCTGCTCGCGGGACTGATGGTCTTTCTGCTCTTGCCGTTGCTGGTCAGTGGTTATTTGAGCTTCACCAGTTACAATGTTTTGGAAGCGCCGCGCTGGATCGGCCCGCAGAATTACCGCGAACTCTTCGGTCAGGATCCAATGTTTCACAAGGCCTTGCTAAACACGTTAATCTTCGCCGCCGGACTGGTGCCCGCCAATATGCTGCTGGCTCTGGTAACCTCGGTCCTGCTGAATCAGGTCCGCCGGTTGGCCGCCTTTTTCCGGAGCGTCTACTTTATCCCGGTGATCACCTCGGAAGTCGTCTTTTCCGTGGTCTGGTTGTGGATCTGGAACTACGATTACGGCTTGGTCAATTACGTCCTGAAGATGCTGGGACTGACCGGACCGAACTGGCTGGGCGACTCCAGTTGGGCCATGCTCGCGGTGATCGTCACCCGGCTCCTGAAGAACCTGGGGATGAACGTGGTCATCATCCTGGCCGCCTTGCAATCGATCCCCGGGATGTATTATGAAGCGGCCGAGCTGGACGGAGCCGGCTGGTTCAAAAAGTTTCTCCATGTCACCCTGCCCGAGCTCGGGCCGGTGATCTTCCTGACTCTGATGGTGACGATCATCGGCGCTTTCAAGGTCTTCGGCTCGATCTACGTCCTGACCGGCGGCGGGCCGGCCGGCGCCACCAACGTACTGGTAATGTACTTGTATCAGCTGGGTTTCAAAACCTTTGAGTACGGCAAGGCCTCGGCCGTCGGGATGGTCATCTTCGCGTTGATCCTCGCCCTGACCCTGGTCCAATGGCTGCTCCGTAAGAAACTAGTCTATCAGGAGGAGTAA
- a CDS encoding carbohydrate ABC transporter permease, giving the protein MRNIAKPIGTYLIATVFLLIAGYPFVFIFQSSFKSQMEYLSNIWSFPKSLFLGNYERIIQPDFLRYFGNSLLVTVITITLVIFIASLASYVFAKMEFKLSKYLFFMFVIGMMVPVHTTLIPVYVIINKLGLYNKLVGLIGPYISFCLPISIFIITGFFQAVPKELEEAARIDGCSHFVIYRKIMLPLSLPVLSTVAIYNFIYVWNEFIYALVLVDSAQSKTIPLGIREFYGMETINIPGVLTAIAAATIPLMVFYFLAQEKVISSLTSGAIKG; this is encoded by the coding sequence GTGAGAAATATTGCGAAGCCCATTGGCACTTATCTGATAGCCACAGTTTTTTTATTGATAGCCGGCTATCCGTTTGTATTTATCTTTCAAAGCTCCTTCAAGTCCCAGATGGAATATCTGAGCAATATCTGGTCGTTCCCGAAAAGTTTATTTTTGGGAAATTACGAGCGCATCATCCAACCGGATTTTTTAAGATATTTTGGCAACAGTTTGCTGGTTACGGTGATTACCATTACCTTGGTTATTTTCATCGCCTCGCTTGCCAGTTATGTCTTCGCGAAAATGGAGTTTAAACTCAGTAAATATTTGTTTTTCATGTTCGTGATCGGGATGATGGTTCCCGTCCATACGACCTTAATCCCGGTGTATGTGATCATCAATAAGCTTGGACTCTACAATAAACTGGTGGGGCTGATTGGACCGTATATCAGTTTTTGTCTTCCGATTTCGATCTTCATCATCACCGGGTTTTTTCAGGCAGTGCCCAAGGAACTTGAAGAGGCCGCCAGAATCGACGGTTGTTCCCATTTTGTGATCTATCGCAAGATCATGCTTCCGTTATCATTGCCGGTCCTGTCAACGGTGGCGATTTATAATTTCATTTATGTCTGGAATGAGTTCATTTATGCGCTGGTTCTGGTGGACAGCGCTCAGAGCAAGACGATCCCGCTTGGAATCAGAGAGTTTTACGGCATGGAAACAATCAATATCCCGGGAGTATTGACGGCGATCGCCGCTGCAACAATACCTTTGATGGTATTCTATTTCCTTGCTCAAGAAAAAGTCATCAGCAGTTTGACTTCGGGCGCCATCAAAGGATAA
- a CDS encoding carbohydrate ABC transporter permease has protein sequence MVNPQFIDRAVEENKKIRNQSKLQYRLMVVLFLLPALIVYGIFNIYGILMTFFYSLQKWSGISAKMSFIGLENYVKLLQDPVLWHSLSNNLILVVVSIAIQLPMGLILALIINSGLKGMKFFRTVYFIPMLVSTVAIGILWSLIYNPSFGMLNAILDLMKMGQFKTGWLGNETTAFAAVLITICWQFTPFYMILMRAGLVGIPNEIYESASIDGANGWKAFWNITLPLMAPVIKTSAVLSLVGSLKYFDLIYVMTDGGPNHATELMSTYMYKNSFVEFNMGYGSSIAAFIFMVAIFITATMLCFTRKTRVGE, from the coding sequence ATGGTAAACCCTCAATTTATCGACCGGGCCGTTGAGGAGAATAAAAAAATACGAAACCAATCCAAACTGCAATACCGTTTGATGGTTGTGCTCTTTTTGCTTCCCGCGCTGATAGTGTACGGCATTTTTAATATTTACGGCATTCTGATGACTTTTTTCTATAGTTTGCAAAAGTGGTCGGGTATCAGTGCGAAAATGAGTTTTATCGGGCTGGAAAACTACGTGAAACTTTTGCAGGATCCGGTTTTATGGCACTCCCTGAGCAACAATCTGATTTTGGTTGTGGTTTCCATTGCCATACAGCTGCCGATGGGACTGATTTTGGCTTTGATCATCAACTCGGGCCTCAAAGGAATGAAGTTTTTTCGAACCGTTTACTTTATTCCGATGCTGGTATCCACCGTGGCCATTGGTATTCTTTGGTCATTGATTTACAATCCCAGTTTCGGAATGCTAAACGCAATTTTGGACCTGATGAAAATGGGGCAATTCAAAACCGGCTGGCTAGGGAATGAGACAACCGCGTTTGCAGCGGTCCTGATCACGATCTGCTGGCAGTTCACCCCGTTTTATATGATTTTAATGCGGGCCGGCTTGGTCGGCATCCCCAATGAAATCTATGAATCCGCCAGCATCGACGGAGCGAACGGCTGGAAAGCTTTTTGGAATATCACCCTGCCGTTAATGGCCCCGGTCATAAAGACTTCCGCCGTTTTATCGCTGGTGGGTTCGTTAAAATATTTTGACTTGATTTATGTAATGACCGACGGCGGTCCCAATCATGCGACCGAATTAATGTCGACGTACATGTATAAAAACAGTTTCGTCGAGTTCAACATGGGTTACGGTAGTTCGATAGCCGCCTTCATTTTCATGGTAGCAATATTCATCACCGCGACAATGTTATGCTTTACCAGAAAAACGAGAGTGGGGGAATAA
- a CDS encoding extracellular solute-binding protein: protein MKRFFPVLLAVMIAVTCSLSSITLAKKKISFWHIQVNKVTGSILDAAVKRFEKDHPDVDVEVVASENDPYKTKLKIAMGSGNPPDVFHSWGGGWLETFIEEGQVLNISKQLNQNGWKDIYVPSYLDMAKFNGKYYGVPANMSCALVWYNKELFKKYNVEVPKTYKELLKAITVFKSNNIIPISLGNKSKWPGALIFVYLADRIGGPSAFQNAYLRKRGFSFEAPTFIEAGKRVQELVSMGAFPEGFNGINYDNGESRILLYSGKAAMEIGTSAYLSFTKNEAPDFFKNNFDCFPFPAIEGGKGDPSDLVGGTYIYSVASKSKNKKESIELLRYISDKVYGQEWIDKAGNLAPVKGVEVKDPLLKKVADYMAQAKYIQAFYDQFLPPTMGELHKDTTQALFGKTMTPQEAAQKMEAKAKEELVKK from the coding sequence ATGAAAAGATTTTTTCCTGTTTTACTGGCGGTTATGATTGCGGTCACCTGTAGTCTCAGCAGTATCACGCTGGCCAAGAAGAAGATCAGTTTTTGGCACATTCAAGTGAACAAAGTCACCGGATCAATCCTCGATGCTGCGGTTAAAAGGTTTGAGAAAGATCACCCGGATGTTGATGTCGAAGTGGTAGCCAGTGAAAATGACCCCTATAAAACGAAACTGAAGATTGCCATGGGCAGTGGTAATCCCCCTGATGTATTCCATTCCTGGGGTGGCGGCTGGCTGGAGACCTTTATCGAGGAAGGCCAGGTATTAAACATCAGTAAGCAATTGAACCAAAATGGCTGGAAAGACATTTATGTCCCGTCATACCTCGATATGGCGAAATTCAACGGCAAGTACTACGGTGTGCCGGCGAACATGAGCTGCGCTTTGGTATGGTACAATAAAGAACTATTTAAAAAGTATAATGTGGAAGTTCCGAAGACCTATAAGGAACTGCTGAAGGCGATCACGGTATTCAAGAGCAACAACATTATCCCGATTTCGTTGGGGAACAAGAGCAAATGGCCTGGCGCCCTGATCTTCGTCTACTTAGCCGATCGCATTGGCGGACCGAGCGCTTTCCAAAACGCGTATTTACGAAAACGCGGTTTTTCGTTCGAGGCCCCGACCTTTATTGAAGCGGGAAAACGGGTTCAAGAGCTAGTAAGCATGGGAGCGTTTCCGGAAGGCTTCAACGGCATCAATTATGACAACGGGGAATCGAGAATCCTGTTATACAGCGGCAAGGCAGCCATGGAAATCGGGACCTCGGCCTACCTTTCCTTTACGAAAAACGAGGCGCCGGACTTTTTCAAGAACAATTTTGATTGTTTCCCGTTTCCAGCCATTGAAGGCGGCAAAGGCGATCCGAGCGATCTGGTCGGCGGAACCTATATTTATTCGGTCGCCAGCAAGTCCAAGAATAAGAAAGAAAGCATTGAGCTTTTGCGGTATATCTCCGACAAGGTTTACGGCCAAGAATGGATCGACAAGGCGGGAAATCTCGCGCCGGTCAAGGGAGTCGAGGTCAAAGATCCGTTGCTGAAAAAAGTGGCTGATTATATGGCCCAAGCCAAGTACATCCAGGCGTTTTATGACCAGTTCCTGCCGCCGACCATGGGCGAACTTCATAAAGATACGACCCAGGCCCTTTTCGGCAAGACGATGACTCCTCAGGAGGCGGCCCAGAAAATGGAAGCCAAGGCGAAGGAAGAATTAGTCAAGAAATAA
- a CDS encoding C-GCAxxG-C-C family (seleno)protein, translated as MLSDLIREGFGKAEDLNCAEKILYGANEAYNLNLSPEALKLAAGFGGGMAIEDVCGALAGSIMVLGRMFVERNAHQSNIKELTQELFDRYRAAMGAIDCAPLKAAHRNEEIKCDRVIEKAAEILDALVERELHLRRTC; from the coding sequence ATGTTGAGCGATTTGATTCGGGAGGGCTTCGGCAAGGCGGAGGATCTCAATTGCGCCGAGAAGATTCTGTACGGCGCCAATGAGGCCTATAATCTGAACCTGAGTCCCGAGGCGTTGAAACTGGCGGCCGGATTCGGCGGCGGCATGGCCATTGAGGATGTCTGCGGCGCGCTCGCCGGCTCCATCATGGTGCTGGGCAGAATGTTTGTGGAACGGAACGCCCACCAGAGCAATATCAAGGAATTGACCCAGGAACTCTTCGACCGTTATCGCGCCGCAATGGGAGCGATCGACTGCGCGCCGTTAAAGGCGGCCCACCGCAACGAAGAGATCAAATGTGACCGGGTGATCGAAAAGGCGGCCGAGATTCTCGACGCGCTGGTGGAGCGGGAGCTTCATTTGCGACGGACCTGTTGA
- a CDS encoding transketolase gives MVRMEQEKMLQEKAAAIRMAIVKMIGPNQVGHFGGSLSVTDILAVLYFHKMTYDATDPSLPGRDRLILSKAHAAPAQYATLALAGFFPLQELQSLKKLGSRLQGHPDFRRLPGIEANTGSLGQGLSMGVGMALAKRLKKEAGRVYVILGDGELQEGQVWEAAMAAANYKLDRLTAIVDHNKLQATDAIAKRMQLGDLRSKWSSFGWEVIEADGHDVHELCAALDKAESNSGCPSVMIAHTTKGKGISFMENVPKYHNGMMSQDQYEQALRELQA, from the coding sequence ATGGTGAGAATGGAACAGGAAAAAATGTTGCAAGAAAAAGCGGCGGCGATTCGAATGGCGATCGTAAAAATGATCGGCCCAAACCAGGTGGGACATTTTGGAGGTTCGTTATCGGTCACTGACATCCTGGCGGTCCTATATTTTCATAAGATGACTTACGACGCCACAGATCCGTCGCTGCCCGGCCGGGATCGCTTGATTCTGAGCAAGGCCCATGCGGCTCCGGCCCAATATGCCACTCTGGCGTTGGCTGGTTTCTTCCCCCTTCAAGAACTGCAAAGCTTAAAAAAACTGGGCAGCCGGCTGCAAGGCCATCCCGATTTCCGGCGGCTGCCGGGGATAGAGGCTAATACCGGCTCACTGGGTCAGGGCTTATCGATGGGCGTCGGAATGGCTTTGGCGAAACGGCTGAAAAAAGAGGCCGGCCGGGTCTATGTCATTTTAGGCGACGGGGAACTCCAGGAAGGGCAAGTCTGGGAGGCGGCGATGGCTGCGGCCAACTATAAGTTGGATCGCCTTACCGCGATTGTCGATCATAATAAACTGCAAGCGACGGACGCCATTGCCAAAAGAATGCAACTCGGCGATCTCCGCAGCAAATGGAGTTCCTTCGGATGGGAAGTAATCGAAGCAGACGGGCATGATGTTCATGAATTGTGCGCAGCGTTGGACAAGGCGGAAAGCAATTCCGGGTGCCCCAGCGTCATGATTGCCCACACCACCAAAGGGAAGGGCATCTCATTCATGGAGAACGTTCCGAAGTATCACAACGGAATGATGAGCCAGGACCAATATGAACAGGCTTTACGGGAATTGCAAGCGTAA
- a CDS encoding transketolase family protein, whose protein sequence is MESSRVWYGRELLAQAKKDDRIVALDADLSKSTMSMYVEEELPDRYFEVGIAEQNLLGISAGLALSGMKPFANTFAVFLTGRAYDQIRQVIAYPRLNVKIVGSSAGLSDYGDGATHQTIEDVSLMRTLPNMSVFVPADHIQTRAITRFLAEHEGPAYLRISRAETEAFFADDYQFRPGRVDRLLSGGDVTIVSCGNLLGNALQAAQELSNHGIVTGVLNVTTIKPFNRQDFLEALGDCKRVITYEEHNIIGGLGSTVAEVLAAEGGYRLHTLGVKDVFGQSALNYQELLEYYHLTVSDLVKAASELVQG, encoded by the coding sequence ATGGAATCGAGTCGTGTCTGGTATGGCAGGGAACTATTGGCTCAAGCCAAAAAGGATGACCGGATTGTGGCGTTGGATGCCGATTTAAGCAAGTCGACCATGAGTATGTACGTTGAGGAAGAATTACCGGACCGTTATTTCGAAGTCGGCATCGCCGAGCAGAATTTGTTGGGAATCTCCGCCGGTTTGGCATTAAGCGGAATGAAGCCTTTCGCCAATACATTTGCGGTTTTTCTGACGGGTAGGGCCTACGATCAAATCCGCCAAGTGATCGCTTACCCGCGTTTAAATGTGAAAATCGTCGGCTCCAGCGCCGGACTTTCCGACTATGGCGACGGCGCTACGCACCAAACCATCGAGGATGTCTCATTGATGCGGACCTTGCCCAACATGAGTGTTTTCGTTCCGGCGGATCACATTCAAACCCGGGCCATTACCCGTTTTCTGGCTGAGCATGAGGGTCCGGCCTATCTTCGAATATCCCGGGCCGAAACGGAGGCGTTTTTTGCGGACGATTATCAATTCCGGCCGGGCCGGGTCGACCGTTTGCTCAGCGGCGGAGATGTAACCATCGTGAGCTGCGGTAATCTCCTCGGTAACGCATTGCAGGCCGCTCAGGAATTGTCGAACCATGGAATTGTGACCGGAGTTCTGAATGTCACCACGATAAAACCCTTCAATCGCCAGGACTTTCTGGAAGCGCTGGGAGATTGCAAACGCGTGATTACTTATGAAGAACATAACATTATCGGCGGCTTGGGGAGTACCGTGGCCGAAGTTTTGGCGGCCGAAGGCGGCTACCGGTTGCATACGCTGGGAGTGAAAGACGTATTCGGACAATCCGCTCTCAATTATCAGGAGCTCCTGGAATATTATCACCTTACGGTTTCGGATCTGGTGAAAGCTGCTTCCGAATTGGTCCAAGGCTAG
- a CDS encoding zinc-binding dehydrogenase codes for MIPQTMQAVVKYANGDGKTELRQVPVPEIGPQDVLVKVEAVGICGSDPHIHHEMFAFPIPTPLILGHEFTGVIVKAGSEVSGFQVGDRVTSETHASYCGKCRECRTGNYQVCRERKGFGFHVDGAFAAYVKVPEISLHRLPEATSFETGSLTEPVCVAYNAVVKKTGIEPGDAVAVFGPGPIGLLCLEMARLCGANPLIIIGIGADQHRMDLAKKMGATHCVNSDAEDTVERIKEITNGQGVEAVIDTAGVGPTLKYAMEAVCPSGRITKVGWGPKPLGYTIDPIIQKTITLQGSFSHNWPIWERCLKLMESGQIQPERIITDILPLKDWHKGFELMEARKSLKIILKP; via the coding sequence ATGATACCTCAAACGATGCAAGCCGTGGTGAAATACGCAAACGGCGATGGCAAAACCGAATTGCGTCAGGTCCCGGTGCCAGAGATCGGCCCCCAGGATGTGCTGGTCAAGGTCGAGGCGGTCGGAATCTGCGGGAGCGATCCCCATATCCATCATGAAATGTTTGCCTTCCCGATTCCGACGCCGCTCATTCTGGGACATGAGTTCACGGGAGTGATCGTCAAAGCCGGAAGTGAAGTCAGCGGTTTTCAAGTCGGCGACCGTGTCACGTCGGAGACCCATGCTTCCTATTGCGGCAAGTGCCGTGAGTGCAGGACCGGCAATTATCAGGTATGCCGGGAGCGTAAAGGGTTCGGATTCCATGTGGACGGCGCTTTCGCGGCATATGTCAAAGTGCCGGAGATCAGTTTACACCGGCTTCCGGAAGCCACTTCCTTTGAGACGGGATCATTAACGGAACCGGTCTGTGTGGCTTATAACGCGGTGGTCAAGAAGACCGGAATTGAGCCGGGCGATGCGGTGGCGGTCTTCGGCCCCGGACCGATCGGCTTGTTATGCCTGGAGATGGCCCGTTTGTGCGGGGCCAATCCGTTGATCATCATCGGTATCGGAGCCGACCAACACCGGATGGATCTGGCGAAAAAGATGGGCGCGACCCATTGCGTGAACAGTGACGCCGAGGATACGGTGGAACGAATCAAGGAGATAACCAACGGCCAAGGGGTTGAGGCGGTCATCGATACGGCGGGTGTGGGTCCCACGCTAAAGTATGCGATGGAAGCGGTTTGCCCCAGCGGCAGGATTACCAAAGTGGGTTGGGGCCCCAAGCCGTTAGGTTATACCATTGACCCCATCATTCAAAAAACGATTACGTTGCAAGGCAGTTTCAGTCACAATTGGCCGATTTGGGAACGTTGTTTGAAACTGATGGAATCCGGCCAGATTCAGCCGGAGCGGATCATCACCGATATTCTCCCCTTAAAGGATTGGCACAAAGGATTTGAATTGATGGAAGCCAGAAAATCACTGAAGATCATTTTAAAGCCTTAA
- a CDS encoding FadR/GntR family transcriptional regulator, producing MDIIKSIARKKVWEEVSDRIKSMIIKGYWKPGDKLPAEVELAHQFGISRPTLREAIRHLSLMGLIDVRHGEGNFVSLPQAESFMRPLLPMLLQDRENILAVMEARRMIEVQNAACAALRLGEGQLQILESSLQEMAEVSDEEQFAKIDHLFHKTIAISTKNPIIFKMYEAVEDLLLGLQLRTIVFPGAMPDGFSEHQEIVKAIARRDSKLAGEAMNHHMEKTLKRILENITN from the coding sequence TTGGATATCATTAAAAGCATCGCGCGGAAAAAAGTCTGGGAAGAAGTGTCCGACAGGATCAAGAGCATGATCATTAAAGGCTACTGGAAACCAGGGGATAAACTGCCTGCGGAAGTGGAATTGGCGCACCAGTTCGGGATCAGCAGGCCTACATTGAGGGAAGCGATCCGCCATTTGAGTCTGATGGGGTTGATTGACGTCCGTCACGGTGAGGGCAATTTTGTATCGCTTCCCCAAGCGGAATCTTTCATGAGGCCGCTTTTGCCCATGTTATTGCAGGACCGGGAGAATATCCTGGCCGTTATGGAAGCTAGAAGAATGATCGAAGTTCAAAACGCCGCTTGTGCGGCGCTGCGGTTGGGCGAGGGGCAATTGCAAATCTTGGAGTCGTCGCTCCAGGAAATGGCTGAAGTCAGCGACGAAGAACAATTCGCCAAAATTGACCATCTTTTTCATAAAACTATTGCTATCTCAACTAAAAACCCGATCATTTTCAAAATGTATGAAGCAGTGGAGGACTTGCTGTTGGGTCTGCAACTCCGGACCATTGTTTTTCCTGGCGCCATGCCGGATGGATTTTCCGAACACCAAGAGATTGTAAAGGCTATCGCTAGGCGTGATTCGAAACTGGCAGGGGAAGCCATGAACCATCATATGGAAAAAACCCTGAAGAGAATCTTGGAGAATATTACTAATTAA
- the garR gene encoding 2-hydroxy-3-oxopropionate reductase translates to MQKIGFIGLGIMGKPMAKNLLKAGYRLVVFDMNPEPVRELTQLGAEVAKNAAEVARESEIIITMLPNSPDVKAAVLGQNGILEGAEPGKILIDMSSIAPGASQEIAAKVAEKGVKMLDAPVSGGEPKAIDGTLSIMVGGEEELFNQVKDLLGCMGKSVVWIGPVGSGNVTKLANQIIVALNIIAMSEALVLAQKVGVAPERVYQAIRGGLAGSTVLDAKAPLILKRQFAPGFRIELHLKDLRNAMETGNQFDVPLKFTSLATEVLQALNETGKGRLDHGAIVQYFEKLSGVEVSGC, encoded by the coding sequence ATGCAAAAGATCGGCTTTATAGGTTTGGGAATCATGGGAAAACCGATGGCCAAAAATCTGTTGAAGGCCGGATACCGGTTGGTTGTGTTTGATATGAATCCGGAACCGGTCCGGGAACTTACGCAATTAGGGGCAGAGGTAGCAAAAAACGCGGCTGAAGTGGCCCGGGAGTCTGAGATTATCATTACGATGTTGCCCAATTCGCCGGATGTTAAGGCAGCCGTTCTGGGTCAAAACGGCATATTGGAAGGGGCCGAGCCCGGGAAGATCCTCATCGATATGAGCTCGATTGCTCCCGGCGCTTCACAAGAGATCGCCGCGAAAGTTGCGGAAAAAGGCGTAAAAATGCTCGATGCCCCGGTCAGCGGCGGGGAACCCAAAGCGATCGACGGAACGCTTTCGATTATGGTCGGCGGTGAAGAGGAACTTTTCAATCAGGTCAAAGACCTCTTGGGTTGTATGGGGAAATCGGTAGTCTGGATCGGTCCAGTGGGCAGCGGCAATGTTACCAAACTGGCCAACCAGATCATCGTGGCGCTCAATATCATTGCGATGTCGGAGGCCTTGGTACTGGCTCAAAAGGTCGGCGTCGCTCCGGAACGGGTCTATCAAGCGATCCGTGGCGGTTTGGCGGGCAGCACGGTGTTGGACGCCAAAGCACCCTTGATTTTAAAACGCCAGTTTGCGCCGGGCTTCCGGATCGAACTCCATCTGAAGGATTTGCGCAATGCCATGGAAACCGGGAATCAGTTTGACGTTCCCCTGAAATTCACCAGTTTGGCCACGGAAGTATTACAAGCCCTGAATGAAACCGGTAAAGGCCGGTTGGATCATGGAGCGATTGTCCAATATTTCGAAAAGCTGTCCGGAGTTGAGGTGAGCGGATGTTAA